GTGTTGCTGTTGGGCGTGGCACGGACGATCGGCAGCCCTTCCTCGATCGCGCGCAATTGCGCCTGACGCAGGAACTGCGGCGGGCCCCAGGTGCCGAACCACGCCTCGTTCGAGGGGTTGAAGATCATCCGCGGGCGGCGGGCGCGGTCGGTGACATGGCCCGAGAAGATGATCTCGTAGCAGACTTGAACGCCGATCGCGCCGAAGCCGGGCAGGTTCAGCGTGCGCGGCCCCGGACCGGGCAGGAAGTCCATGTCGCCGGGCACCAGCCGCGACAGGCCGAGCGGACGCAGCAGCCAGGGCATCGGCAGATATTCGCCGTAGGGGACCAGATGCGCCTTGTCGTAGCGCCGCAGGATGCGCGCGCGATGGTCGAGGACGAAGACCGAGTTGGTCGCGGTCGCCACATCGCCCCTGCGATCGAACTGGAGCGCGGTACCCCCGGTCATCAGCAGGTCGCGCGGGCCGAGCACCGAGGCCATGCGCGCGCGCGTCGCCCACGGACTGGTGTCGCCATAGACCCAGAGCGGGTAGTCGTCCTCGATGAAGTCGCGGATCACGCCCTCCGGCCACAGCACCAGCCGCGGCACCGCGCCGGGGCGGCCCGACAGGCGGACGAGGCGCGCGAGCATCATCGCCTGATCGCTCTCGCCGCGCTGGTCCTGCGGCACGTCGGGCTGGACCGTAACGACGCGCGGGGCGGTGGTCGCCTGCGACGGCGGCACGTCGAGCGCGCCGCGCACGACCTGCACCAGCAGCAGCGCCACGACCGCGACCGGCAGCGCCCGGCGGCGGCGGGCGGCGAGCAACAGCGCGCCGGCGAAGAGCACGAACACGCCCGACAGCGCATAGGTGCCGATGTCGCGCGCCAGCAGCGCCATGTCGTCGAGCGGAAGGCCGAGCCACGCGACCCCGAGCGGGTCCCAGGCATAGCCCGTGAAGACCCAGCTGCGCAGCCATTCGCTCGCGATCCACGCCGCGGCGAAGAACAGCACCCACGCGGTGTCGATCCGCGCGCGCCGCACCCGCCACGCAAGCCCCGCGGCGATCATCGGATAGACCGCGAGATACAGCGCCAGCGCGAACGGCGCGGCATAGCCCAGCACCGGCGGCATCTGATCCTGAAAGGTGAAGGCGTGCTGGATCCAATTGTCGTTGATCGTGAAATGCCCGACCCCGAACGCCCAGCCGCGCCACAGCGCCTGGCGCATCGTGGGCGCGGCATGGACCAGTGCCATCCAGAGCGCGAGCGCGGGGAATGCCGCCCACCATGCGTCGAGCGGCGCGAACGCGCAGGCGACGATCGCGCCGAGGACGAGGGCGATGAGCGCGGGGAATCTCATGGGCGGGCGTCCTAGACGATCGGCGGGGGCGGGGGGAGGGGGCTGCGTGGTCCCGGGTCTGACCCTGGGTCCCGCTCCCTTGCCACGGTCGAGAGAAAGCGGGACCCCGGCTCAAGGCGGGACCTTTGCAAAAGGTTACATCGGGCTCCTGCGCAGGCAGGAGCCCGGAGTTGCAGGTCCCATAAGGCGTTGTTCTGCTTGGCCCTGGGCTTTTGCCTGCGCAGGAGCACGGCGTGGGCTCGGGGCCGCTGCACCTGCTTTGCAAAGGCCCCGCTCAAGGCCGGGGTGACGGATTAGCGACAGGCTTCCCCTCCGCTGTCGCGGTCGTGTATCATGCCCGCATGACACTCAGACCCTTCCACCTCGCCTTTCCCGTCCACGATCTCGCCGCGGCGCGCGCCTTCTACGGGGGCGTGCTGGGCTGCGTGGAGGGGCGGTCGAGCGATGAATGGATCGACTTCGACTTCGGCGGGCATCAGATCGTCGCGCACCTCGATCCCGCGGCGCAGCCGGTGGCGGTGACCAACGCCGTCGACGGGCACGACGTGCCGGTGCCGCATTTCGGCATCGTGCTGACCATGCCCGACTGGCACGCGCTGGCGGCGCGGGTGGAGGCGGCGGGCGTCGCGTTCGGGATCGCGCCGCATATCCGCTTCAAGGGGCAGGCGGGGGAGCAGGCGACGATGTTCTTCCGCGACCCCAGCGGCAACGCGCTGGAGTTCAAGGCGTTCGCCGACGACGCCCAGCTCTTCGCCACGGGAAGGGACGCCGCATGACGCAACCGATCGAGGTCGACCTGCCGCACCAGCTGGGCGTCGCGGGCGCGCGGCAGCGGATCGAGGGCGGGTTCGGCAAGCTGGCCGGCTACATCCCCGGCGGGCATGTCAGCGAGCATCGCTGGGAGGGCGACACGCTGCATTTCACGGTCGAGGGGATGGGGCAGCGGATCGCGGTCGAACTCGCGGTGGCGGAGCGCAACGTGCATGCGACGTTCGTGCTGCCGGGGTTCCTGGGCATGTTCGCGGAACAGATCCGCGCGAAGCTGCAGAAGGACGGGCCGAAACTGCTGGAGTGAACGGCGCGCCCCGACGGCACCTCGTCATGCCGGACTTGTTCCGGCATCCAGGGCCCCGCGCCCCTCACGCCCTGCGTAACGCGGAACCCTGGACCCCGGAACACGTCGAGACCTCTGCGAACGTCGTGGATCGCTCGACAATCTCGCCGGGGAACAAGGGACTGAGTTTCGCAGAAGTCTCGAACAGGTCCGGGGTGACGTCGTGATGGGGACGGGCAGGCTCCTTACCGCCCCGCGCTCACCCGCCAGATCGCGTTGCCCACGTCGTCCGCCACCAGCAGCCCGCCGGTGCGGTCGGTGACGACCCCGACGGGGCGACCGCGTGCCCGGCCGTCGTCGTCGACGAACCCGGTCAGCACGTCGACCGGCTTGGCGCCCGCCACCGGCCAGCCCTGCGCCGTGAAGGGAACGTAGACGACCTTGTACCCCGACAGCGGCTTGCGGTTCCACGAGCCGTGCTCGCCGATGAACGCGCCGCGCGCGAAGCGGTCGCCGAGCTTCGCCTGATCGGCGAAGGTCAGGCCCAGCGCGGCGACGTGCGGGCCCAGCGCATAATCGGGGCGCTTCGAATATTGCTGGAGCTGCGGGTTCTTGGGCTCGACGCGCGGGTCGACGTAGCCGCCCCAATAATACCACGGCCAGCCGAAGTGATCGCCCATCTCGACCGCGGTCAGGTAATCGGGGACGAGGTCGGAGCCGAGCATGTCGCGTTCGTTCGACACGGTCCACAGCCGGTTGCTGCCGGGGACCAGCGCCATGCCGTTGGGATTGCGGATGCCGGCGGCGAAGACGCGGAACGTCTTTTCCTTGGGATAGACCTGGAGGATCGCGGCGCGGAAGCGTTCGCGCTCGATGCCGTTCTCGGCGATGTTCGACGACGATCCGACCGAGACGTAGAGCGTGCGCCCGTCCTCCGCCGGAATGACGTTGCGCGCCCAGTGGTTGCCGCCGCCGGGGAGCTTGACGACCAGCTCGGGCGTGGCGGTGATGCGGGTCTGGCCGTCGGTATAGGGCACGCGGACCAGCGCGTCGGTGTTCGCGATATAGAGCTGCCCCTGGAACAGCGCCATGCCGTAGGGCGAGTTGAGCCCGGTCATGAACGGGGTCTTCACCTCCGCCACGCCGTCGCCGTTCGCGTCGCGCAGCAGCGTGATGCGGTTGGCGGAGGGGACGCCCGCGCCGACGCGGCCCATCAGCAGCTTCATCACCCAGCCGGTGATTCCGCCGCCCTCGCGCGGGGGCGAGTTCGTCTCCGCCACCAGGACGTCGCCGTTGGGCAGGCGGTACAGCCAGCGCGGATGATCGAGCCCGGTGGCGAATGCCGCGACGCGTAAGCCAGCGGCCGGGGTCGGGGTCTGCCCGGCGGCCCAGCCGACCGGCTTGGCGGTCTTGACCGTGGGCAGCACCTGCTCGCGCGGGGATGAGATGACGGGGCGCTGGCCGGACACATCCGCGACGCTGAGGCGCGCCGCATCGGGCCAGGCGAGATAGGCGACCACCGCGACCGCGACGAGGACGATGAGGCCGAGGACGGCGAATAGGTGTCTGCGCATGGTAACGATCTAAGGTGCGCGCGAGGGGGCGGCAATGGGGGGACGCCTGAGCACGTTTCCGACAGCGCCACCCTGCTTGGGGGGACCTTTGCAAAAATGGCCACCGTGCTCCTGCGCAGGCAGGAGCCCCGGGCCCAAGCGGAGCAACGTCTTATGGGACCTGCACCCCTGGGCTCCTGCCTGCGCAGGAGCACGGCGAATGCGCGGCACCGTACCAGCCGTTTCGAAACGCGGTTTTCGGCCTCGCCGGGGAAGGTACGGCGGGATGGGGAGAGATCGGAACGAAAACGCGCCGCTCCCCGGCGGGGGAACGGCGCGTCCGACACGAAAGGTCGCCGATGTGGGGGGCACACCGACGACCCCCAGCCAGGCAGCACTCGGGCGACCCGAAGGGCATACATGGCCGGTAACGGAGGAAGGGACCGACGGGGCGGCCGTGCCGCCCGACGATCCCTTCCGATTCCTCAGGGGGTTACTACCCCATCATTCAGTGGCGGACCAGATCAAATCGGTCAGCATCCATAACCTTGTTCCATGCCTTCACGAAATCGGCGACGAACTTCTCCTTCGCGTCGTCGCAGGCATAGACCTCCGCCAGCGCACGCAGCTGCGAGTTGGAGCCGAACACCAGGTCGGTGCGCGACGCGGTCCACTTCTGCTCGCGCGTGGCGCGGTCGGTGCCGACGAACTCCTCGTCGCTCTCGTCGCTGACCTGCTTCCACGCCGTGCCCATGTCGAGCAGGTTGACGAAGAAGTCGTTGGTCAGCTGCCCCACGCGCTTCGTGAACACGCCGTGCTCGCTGCCCTGCGCATTGGCGCCGAGGACGCGCAGACCGCCGACCAGCACCGTCATCTCCGGTGCGGTGAGACCCAGCAGCTGCGCGCGATCGACCAGCAGCTCCTCGGTCGGCACGTTGAACTTCACCTGGAGGTAGTTGCGGAAGCCGTCCGCCTTGGGCTCCAGCACGTCGAAGCTCTCCGCATCGGTCTGCTCCTCCAGCGCGTCGGCACGGCCGGGGGTGAACGGCACGGTCACGTCATGGCCGGCGTCCTTCGCCGCCTTCTCCACCGCCGCGGCGCCGCCCAGCACGATCAGGTCGGCGATCGACACCTTCTTGCCGCCCGCCGCCGCGCCGTCGAAGTCGCGCTTGACCTGCTCCAGCACCCCGAGCACGCGGGTGAGGTTCTCGGGATCGTTGACCTCCCAGTCGCGCTGGGGGGCGAAGCGGATGCGCGCGCCGTTCGCGCCGCCGCGCTTGTCCGACCCGCGGAAGGTCGAGGCCGAGGCCCAGGCGGTCTTGACCAGGTCCTGCACCGACAGGCCGCTGTCGAGCAGCTTCGCCTTGAGCGCCGACACGTCCGCCTCGTCGATCAGGGCGTGGTCGACCGCCGGGATCGGATCCTGCCAGATCAGGTCCTCCTGCGGCACTTCCGAACCCAAATAGCGCGCCTTCGGCCCCATGTCGCGGTGGCACAGCTTGAACCACGCACGCGCCCAGGCATCGGCGAAGTACGCCGGGTCGGCGCGGAACTTCTCCATGATCTCGCGGTACTTGGGGTCGACCTTCAGCGCCATGTCGGCGCTCGACATCATCGTCGGCACCTTCTTGCCCGGGGTGTGCGCGGCCGGGGCCAGCGTCTCTTCCGGATTGCCGACGGGCTGGAACTGATGCGCGCCCGCCGGGCTCTTCACCAGCTCGTACTCATGGTCGAGCAGCATGTCGAAATAGGTCATGTCCCAGGTCGTCGGGGTGGGCGTCCACGCACCCTCAAGACCCGAGGTGATCGTGTGATCGCCCATACCGCTTTCATGCGTCGACGCCCAGCCCAGGCCCTGCGACGCGATGTCCGCACCCTCCGGCTCGCGGCCGACGTGCTTGGGATCGCCCGCGCCATGCGCCTTGCCGAAGGTGTGGCCGCCCGCGGTCAGCGCGGCGGTTTCCTCGTCGTTCATGCCCATCCGCGCGAACGTCTCGCGCATGTCGCGCGCCGAGCCCATCGGATTGGGGCAGCCGCCCGGACCCTCCGGGTTCACGTAGATCAGGCCGTGCTGGATCGCGGCAAGCGGGCTTTCGAGCGCGAGGCCCGCCTCCTCGTCGATGCGGGTCTGGCCGAGCCACTCTTCCTCGGTGCCCCAGTACACGTCCTTTTCGGGCTCGAACACGTCCTCGCGTCCGCCGCCGAAGCCGAAGGTCGGGCCGCCCATCGATTCGATCGCGACGTTGCCCGCCAGGATGAACAGGTCGGCCCAGCTGAGCGCGCGGCCATACTTCTGCTTGACCGGCCACAGCAGGCGGCGCGCCTTGTCGAGGTTGCCGTTATCCGGCCACGAGTTGAGCGGGGCGAACCGCTGCTGCCCCGCCGACGAGCCGCCGCGGCCGTCGCCGGTGCGGTAGGTGCCCGCCGAATGCCACGCCATGCGAATGAAGAAGGGGCCGTAATGCCCGTAGTCGGCCGGCCACCACGGCTGGCTGTCGGTCATCAGCGCGGTCAGGTCCGCCTTCACCGCCTTCAGGTCGAGCTTCAGGAACTCGGCCGCATAATCGAAGTCGTCGCCGAACGGATTGCCGGACTTGCCCTGCTGATGGAGGATGTCGACCGACAGCGATTCCGGCCACCAGTCCTTCGCGGTCCGGCCGAGCAGCGTGCGCATGGCGGCCGGCTGCTTCTTCGGATCGTTGATCGGGCTACCTTCGGTGATGGCGTCCATCGTCTCTTCTCCTAATGCCGCCGCAGCATGGCGGCGGCTCGCGAACCTTTGATGACGTACGTTAGCCGGATCGGTTCGATCGGGAAAATGCGAAATCGCGCAGGGTGTGATTGAGAGAGGCGATTAGAGCCTTCTCGTCATGCCGGGCTTGTCCCGGCATCCAGGGTTCCGCGCCCCCCCGACGACCATCGGCGCGCGGAACCCTGGACCCCGGGACGAGCCCGGGGTGACGTTCCGTGCGCGGCAGGCGTGGCGAGCTCAGTCCTCCGCATCCTCCGGCACCGGAACCGGCGGATGGAGGCGCAGGCGGTTGATCCGGCGCTCGTCGGCGTCGACGACCTCGATCCGCCAGCCGCTGGGATGATCCAGGCAATCGCCCGGTTGCGGCACGTGGCCCGCCAGCACCGCGGTCAGCCCGCCGATCGTGTCGACGTCGCTTTCCGCCGCGGCGAGGCGGGGGTCGACGGTCTTGCCGACGTCCTCCAGTTCCATCCGCGCGTCGACTTCCCATGCCCCGCCGTCGAGCGGGACCAGCAGCGCCTCAGGCGCTTCGTCATGCTCGTCCTCGATCTCGCCGACGATCTCCTCGATCAGATCCTCGATCGTGACCAGGCCCTCGGTGCCCGAATATTCGTCGAGCACCACCGCCAGGTGGATGCGCGACTGGCGCATGTCGGCCAGCAGGTCGAGCGCGCCGCGGCTCATCGGCACGTACAGCGGCTGGCGGATCAGCGCCTCGATCGAGGCCGGATGCTCGCCGCCCGCGGCCAGGATCGCGAACACGTCCTTGATGTGGACCATGCCGATGATGTGATCCAAGCTGCCGCGATAGACCGGCAGGCGGCTGACCCCGGCCTCCGCGAACACCTGCACCAGATGGCCGAAGGTCGTCGCCTCCTCCACCGCGATCACGTCGGCGCGGGGCACGCCCACGTCGCCGGCATCGCGCTCGCCGAAATGGAGCAGGTTGCGCAGCATCTGCCGCTCGAGCGGGGTCAGGTCGCCCTTGGCGTCGGGCGCGGGATCGTCCTCGTGCCGGTCGATCGCCTCCTCCAGCTGGTCGCGCAGCGTCTCCTCGTGCTGCTCGCCGAAGATCAGGTTGCGCAATCCGGCGAAGATGCCGCTGTCGTGATGCTCGCCGTTGCCGGCGCTACTTCGGTCCTCGGCCATCGCCGCCCGTTCAGCCCTCTCTTATCAGATAGGGGTCCGCGATGCCGAGGTCGGCGAGCGCCGCACGCTCGATCTCCTCCATCGCATCCCCCTCGTCGTCGGTCAGATGGTCGTATCCTAGCAGATGCAGCACGCCATGCACCACCAGATGCGCGAGATGATCGTCGGTTCCGATCCCGCGCTCGCCGGCCTCCGCCACGCAGACGCCGTGCGCGAGCACGATGTCGCCCAGCAGCACCTCGCCATCGTCCGAATTCTGGCTGACGGTGTCGATCAGGTCGCGCTGCACCATGGGGAAGGACAGGACGTTGGTCGCCTTGTCCTTCGCCCGGTACTGGTGGTTGAGCGTGCGCACCTCCTCGTCCGAGGTCAGCCGCACGCTGATCTCGACATGCGCGCGGGTCGTCAGCAACCCGCCGTAAGGCGTGTGCGCGATCGCGGCGCGCGCGGCGGCGTTGGCCAGCTCGTCCCAGCGGCCATCGGGCCAGGGCTCTTCACGGGCGAGTTCGATGTGGATCATGCGAGCGTGGCGTCCTTCAGATCGGTCTGCGCGAAGTCATCACCCTTGAACAGGATCGTGTCCGCGTGACGGCGCGTGCTGGCGTAGGCGAAGCAGTCGCCCATGTTCAGCCCGGCTGGATGTATCCCTTTTCCGAAACGTATGTGGGCGTCGATCGCGACATCCGCGTCGTTCCGATCGATATCGATCAACCCGACATGGGCATCGCGCAAGAAATCGGCGACCAGGATCCGGGCTTCCTCCATGTCGACCCGGCGCACGCGCGATACCGCTCGTGCCGCCTCCCAGATCGCGATCGGCGAGGTGAGCCGCGTCGATGCGTTGCCGATCACGTGGCCGAAGGTCGTCGCCTCGGGCTCGCGCCCGATCATGGCGACGATCGCGGAGGCGTCGACGAAGACCTTCACTCTTCGTCGTTGAGCGTATCGTAGAAGCGCTTGTCCGCTTCCAGGCCGGTCGGGAGCGGGAGCGGGTGCTCGCGCCAATAACGCTGCAACCAATCCGGAGCGGGCGTGGCGAGCGAATGGCGACGGGCATAATCCTCGACCGCGCGGGCGACGATCTCGTGCATGGCGGTTCCCCGCTCGTCCGCCAGCCGAGCGATCGCGCGCACGACCTCCTCGTCTTCGATGAGGAAAGGCGCGGACAGCGCCTGCCGCTCGCCGCGGCTCAAAGGCGAAGGGGGTGCGTTCATCTCAACCGTCCGCTCCCTCATACGCCTCCACGATGCGGCCGACAATCGGGTGACGGACGACGTCGGCGGCGGTGAAGCGGCAGAGCGAGATGCCCTCCACCCCCTCCAGCCGGATCGTGGCGTCGGCCAGGCCGCTCGCCGCGACGCCGCCGGGAAGGTCGGTCTGGTTGGGATCGCCGCAGATCACCATGCGGCTGTTCTGGCCGAAGCGGGTCAGGAACATCTTCATCTGCGCCGGGGTGGTGTTCTGCGCCTCGTCCAGGATCACGAAGGCGTCCGCCAGCGTGCGCCCGCGCATGAACGCGATCGGCGCGATCTCGATCTCGCCCGACGCGATGCGGCGCTCGACCTGTTCGGCGGGCAGGCAATCGTACAGCGCGTCGTAGAGCGGGCGCAGGTACGGATCGACCTTCTCCTTCATGTCGCCGGGCAGGAAGCCGAGCCGCTCGCCCGCCTCCACCGCGGGACGCGACAGGATAAGCCGCTGGACGCTGCCGGTGATGAGCTGCGCCACCGCCTGCGCGACCGCGATATAGGTCTTGCCCGTGCCCGCCGGGCCGAGCGCGAAGATCATGTCGTGCGTGGTCAGCTCACGCATGTAATGCGCCTGTGCTGGGGTGCGCGGGACGATCGTCTTCTTGCGGGTGCGGATCATCACCGAGGGCGCGGGCGCACGCTCGGTCGAGATGATGCCGTCCAGCACCGGCTCGGACGCCATCGCGATCGAGGCGTCGACCAGCCCGCCGTCGACCTCCTCGCCGCGCTGGATCCGCGCGTACAGGTCGTGGAGCACGTCGCGCGCCAGCGCCACCTGCTCCGCGGTACCCTCCAGCCCGACACGGTTGCCGCGCGCGGTGATATAGACGCCGAGCCGGTTTTCGAGCGCCACGAGGTTGCGGTCGTATTGCCCGAACAGCTGCGCCAGCAACTGGGGACGGTCGAACAGCAGTTCGGTGCGCGAACGCTCGCCCGACTGGGCGGGAACGGGTTTACGGCTCATGCAGCTCCTGTGCGGGGAAGGGACGCGGACGGCTCGCGGCACCCGCAGGTGCGATGTGGGGGCGAGTCGGGGCGACGCAATGGCATCGCCGGCGAATGTGGCAGCGCGACGCCCCAGCGAACAGCGAAAAGTCGCGGCCGGCGCCCTCAGTCGAACGCCGCAGGTGCCGGACGGCCCGCGCGATAGGCGCTCGCCGGGGCGTCGAACGGGAAGCCCTGCGCCGCGAGTGCTCCCATCAGGCGGCGCAGATTGGCGTAGCTCGCCGCGCTCGCCTCGCGCGCCATCGGGCTGGACAGCCATGCCTCGCGCGTGACCAGCCCGCCGTCCAGCATCACCAGCGGCCCCTCGATCAGGCGGTCGATGCGGCGGCGGACGGTCGCCTCGGACAGGCCCAGGAGCGCGGCGAGGCGACGGGTGCGCACCGGGCGCTTGGTCCCCTCCGGCGGGACGACGTCCAGCGTGGCGTAGGCGCGCGCCAGCACGGGGTCGAGCGTCAGCGCGCGACTGCTGGCGCACAGCACCGTGGAGAAGAGGACGAGGTCCATCCGGTCCTGGTGCGTCTCGGTATTGGTGCTGGCGACCGACAGCATCAGGTCCGCCGCCGCCGCCAGCCCGGCGTACCAATGATAGGGCCGCGCCGCCGGCGGATAATCGGGCAGTGCGTCGATCGCGCCCATATCCTCGATGAAGCGCACCATTGCGTCGTGGGTCACGGTGGCGAGCCGGGCGACGGGGCCGTCCTCCACGCCGACATGGACGACGATACCGCCGCGCTCGCGCCCGACCCAGCCGGCGGCGGTGAGTTCGGCGACGTGCCGGCGCGTGGTCTCGAACGGCAGGCCGAGCGATTCGGCCACCGCCAGCACCGGGGTGGGGCGGCCGCCGTCGATCATCCGCCGCACCAGCAGCGTGAAGATCATGAAACGGTCGACGCGCCCGTCGAACAGCGGCAGCGCGGTGGACAGGATCGTCGT
The sequence above is drawn from the Sphingomonas adhaesiva genome and encodes:
- a CDS encoding polyhydroxyalkanoic acid system family protein encodes the protein MTQPIEVDLPHQLGVAGARQRIEGGFGKLAGYIPGGHVSEHRWEGDTLHFTVEGMGQRIAVELAVAERNVHATFVLPGFLGMFAEQIRAKLQKDGPKLLE
- the katG gene encoding catalase/peroxidase HPI; amino-acid sequence: MDAITEGSPINDPKKQPAAMRTLLGRTAKDWWPESLSVDILHQQGKSGNPFGDDFDYAAEFLKLDLKAVKADLTALMTDSQPWWPADYGHYGPFFIRMAWHSAGTYRTGDGRGGSSAGQQRFAPLNSWPDNGNLDKARRLLWPVKQKYGRALSWADLFILAGNVAIESMGGPTFGFGGGREDVFEPEKDVYWGTEEEWLGQTRIDEEAGLALESPLAAIQHGLIYVNPEGPGGCPNPMGSARDMRETFARMGMNDEETAALTAGGHTFGKAHGAGDPKHVGREPEGADIASQGLGWASTHESGMGDHTITSGLEGAWTPTPTTWDMTYFDMLLDHEYELVKSPAGAHQFQPVGNPEETLAPAAHTPGKKVPTMMSSADMALKVDPKYREIMEKFRADPAYFADAWARAWFKLCHRDMGPKARYLGSEVPQEDLIWQDPIPAVDHALIDEADVSALKAKLLDSGLSVQDLVKTAWASASTFRGSDKRGGANGARIRFAPQRDWEVNDPENLTRVLGVLEQVKRDFDGAAAGGKKVSIADLIVLGGAAAVEKAAKDAGHDVTVPFTPGRADALEEQTDAESFDVLEPKADGFRNYLQVKFNVPTEELLVDRAQLLGLTAPEMTVLVGGLRVLGANAQGSEHGVFTKRVGQLTNDFFVNLLDMGTAWKQVSDESDEEFVGTDRATREQKWTASRTDLVFGSNSQLRALAEVYACDDAKEKFVADFVKAWNKVMDADRFDLVRH
- the ybeY gene encoding rRNA maturation RNase YbeY translates to MIHIELAREEPWPDGRWDELANAAARAAIAHTPYGGLLTTRAHVEISVRLTSDEEVRTLNHQYRAKDKATNVLSFPMVQRDLIDTVSQNSDDGEVLLGDIVLAHGVCVAEAGERGIGTDDHLAHLVVHGVLHLLGYDHLTDDEGDAMEEIERAALADLGIADPYLIREG
- a CDS encoding AsnC family protein: MTVSAPPPPPLRAMTRLLAEMQTTILSTALPLFDGRVDRFMIFTLLVRRMIDGGRPTPVLAVAESLGLPFETTRRHVAELTAAGWVGRERGGIVVHVGVEDGPVARLATVTHDAMVRFIEDMGAIDALPDYPPAARPYHWYAGLAAAADLMLSVASTNTETHQDRMDLVLFSTVLCASSRALTLDPVLARAYATLDVVPPEGTKRPVRTRRLAALLGLSEATVRRRIDRLIEGPLVMLDGGLVTREAWLSSPMAREASAASYANLRRLMGALAAQGFPFDAPASAYRAGRPAPAAFD
- a CDS encoding PQQ-dependent sugar dehydrogenase, whose product is MRRHLFAVLGLIVLVAVAVVAYLAWPDAARLSVADVSGQRPVISSPREQVLPTVKTAKPVGWAAGQTPTPAAGLRVAAFATGLDHPRWLYRLPNGDVLVAETNSPPREGGGITGWVMKLLMGRVGAGVPSANRITLLRDANGDGVAEVKTPFMTGLNSPYGMALFQGQLYIANTDALVRVPYTDGQTRITATPELVVKLPGGGNHWARNVIPAEDGRTLYVSVGSSSNIAENGIERERFRAAILQVYPKEKTFRVFAAGIRNPNGMALVPGSNRLWTVSNERDMLGSDLVPDYLTAVEMGDHFGWPWYYWGGYVDPRVEPKNPQLQQYSKRPDYALGPHVAALGLTFADQAKLGDRFARGAFIGEHGSWNRKPLSGYKVVYVPFTAQGWPVAGAKPVDVLTGFVDDDGRARGRPVGVVTDRTGGLLVADDVGNAIWRVSAGR
- a CDS encoding PhoH family protein, translating into MSRKPVPAQSGERSRTELLFDRPQLLAQLFGQYDRNLVALENRLGVYITARGNRVGLEGTAEQVALARDVLHDLYARIQRGEEVDGGLVDASIAMASEPVLDGIISTERAPAPSVMIRTRKKTIVPRTPAQAHYMRELTTHDMIFALGPAGTGKTYIAVAQAVAQLITGSVQRLILSRPAVEAGERLGFLPGDMKEKVDPYLRPLYDALYDCLPAEQVERRIASGEIEIAPIAFMRGRTLADAFVILDEAQNTTPAQMKMFLTRFGQNSRMVICGDPNQTDLPGGVAASGLADATIRLEGVEGISLCRFTAADVVRHPIVGRIVEAYEGADG
- a CDS encoding type II toxin-antitoxin system VapC family toxin encodes the protein MKVFVDASAIVAMIGREPEATTFGHVIGNASTRLTSPIAIWEAARAVSRVRRVDMEEARILVADFLRDAHVGLIDIDRNDADVAIDAHIRFGKGIHPAGLNMGDCFAYASTRRHADTILFKGDDFAQTDLKDATLA
- a CDS encoding hemolysin family protein, producing MAEDRSSAGNGEHHDSGIFAGLRNLIFGEQHEETLRDQLEEAIDRHEDDPAPDAKGDLTPLERQMLRNLLHFGERDAGDVGVPRADVIAVEEATTFGHLVQVFAEAGVSRLPVYRGSLDHIIGMVHIKDVFAILAAGGEHPASIEALIRQPLYVPMSRGALDLLADMRQSRIHLAVVLDEYSGTEGLVTIEDLIEEIVGEIEDEHDEAPEALLVPLDGGAWEVDARMELEDVGKTVDPRLAAAESDVDTIGGLTAVLAGHVPQPGDCLDHPSGWRIEVVDADERRINRLRLHPPVPVPEDAED
- the lnt gene encoding apolipoprotein N-acyltransferase — its product is MRFPALIALVLGAIVACAFAPLDAWWAAFPALALWMALVHAAPTMRQALWRGWAFGVGHFTINDNWIQHAFTFQDQMPPVLGYAAPFALALYLAVYPMIAAGLAWRVRRARIDTAWVLFFAAAWIASEWLRSWVFTGYAWDPLGVAWLGLPLDDMALLARDIGTYALSGVFVLFAGALLLAARRRRALPVAVVALLLVQVVRGALDVPPSQATTAPRVVTVQPDVPQDQRGESDQAMMLARLVRLSGRPGAVPRLVLWPEGVIRDFIEDDYPLWVYGDTSPWATRARMASVLGPRDLLMTGGTALQFDRRGDVATATNSVFVLDHRARILRRYDKAHLVPYGEYLPMPWLLRPLGLSRLVPGDMDFLPGPGPRTLNLPGFGAIGVQVCYEIIFSGHVTDRARRPRMIFNPSNEAWFGTWGPPQFLRQAQLRAIEEGLPIVRATPNSNTSVISADGEVLGNVPHHRAGAIDLPLPPARPPTLFARVGNAMAAIVALLLCAGAIAMRRRRG
- a CDS encoding VOC family protein → MTLRPFHLAFPVHDLAAARAFYGGVLGCVEGRSSDEWIDFDFGGHQIVAHLDPAAQPVAVTNAVDGHDVPVPHFGIVLTMPDWHALAARVEAAGVAFGIAPHIRFKGQAGEQATMFFRDPSGNALEFKAFADDAQLFATGRDAA